The Geothrix oryzae DNA window GCAGCTTGGGAAGGAGGTCGAGCTCGTCATGGAGGGCCAGGCCACGGAACTGGACAAGACCTTCATTGAGATGCTGGTGGATCCCCTCACGCACCTGGTGCGCAACGCCGTGGATCACGGCATGGAGGAGAAGGAGGCCCGCCACGCCTCCGGCAAGCCCGCCGTGGGCACCATCGCCCTGCGCGCCGCCAGCCGAGGCGGACACATCCACATCGAGGTCAAGGACGATGGCCGAGGGCTGGATCGGGACCGCATCTTCGCGAAAGCCGTGGAGCGCGGCCTCCTGCCTGCGGGCAACCGGCCCCCGGACGAGGAGCTGAACCTCCTGATCTTCGAGCCGGGCTTCTCCACCGTGGAGCAGGTCTCGGATCTCTCCGGCCGCGGGGTGGGCATGGATGTGGTGCGCCAGAATGTGCGCGCCCTGGGGGGCCGCATCGAGGTCGAAAGCCAGGTCGGCCGGGGCACCACCATCCGCCTGGTCCTGCCCCTCACCCTGGCCATCCTGGACGGGCTCACGGTGCGGGTGGGCGAGGAGACCTTCGTCTTCCCCCTGGCCTCGGTGCTGGAGAGCTTCCAGCGGCAGGCCTCGGACATCCAGACCGTAAAGGGCGATCGCGAGGTGATCAGCCTGCGGGGCGAGTTCATCCCCGTGGTGCGCCTCCAGCGCCTGATGGAGGGCGGCGCTGCGGACGGCGCCATCGGCCGCACGCTGCTGGTGCTGGTGGAATCCGAGGGCCGGCGGGCCGCCATGGCGGTGGATGAGCTGCTGGGTCAGCAGCAGGTGGTCATCAAGAGCCTGGAGACCCACTACCGCCGCGTGGAGGGCATCTCGGGCGCCACCATCCTCGGGGACGGCCGCGTGGCCCTGATCCTCGATGTGCCGGGGCTCCTGCGCATGGAGGCCAGCGCGGCGGTCCCAACCACGGTCGAGGCATGAAGCGGTCCACCGCGGACCTCGCGCCCCGGGGCCCAGTGTCTCGGGGCCCGGTATCCCGGGGTCCGGCGCTCCGGGAGGTCGCCGGTCCCGACCGCGTGCCGCTGTCCCAGGAGACCTTCCAGGCCCTGCGGAACCTCCTGCACGACCATTCGGGCATCGCCCTGGCCCCCCACAAGCTCACGATGGTCCAATCCCGCCTGGCCAAGCGGCTGCGCGTCCTGGGCCTGCCCGACTACGAGGCCTACCTGGAGAAGGTCGGCGAGACCGACTCCAGCGAGTGGGCCGAGTTCATCAACGCCCTCACGACGAACCTCACGAGCTTCTTCCGGGAAGGGCACCATTTCACGCGGCTGGTGGAGCTGCTGACGGCCTCGGGCGCCGCCACGGGCAAGCTCCGCGTCTGGAGCGCCGGCTGCTCCACCGGCGAGGAGCCCTACACCCTGGCCATGACCCTGCTGAAGGCCTTCGGCCCCTCGGCCCGCATCCAGATCGTAGCCACGGATCTGGACACCGCCGTGCTGGAGACCGCCGCCCGCGGCATCTACCCCATGGCCCGCATCGAGGGGCTGTCCGACGAGTGGAAGCGCTTCGCCTTCCTGCGCGGCACGGGCGAGCGCCGCGGCCAGGCGCGCGTGCGGCCCGAAGTCCGGGACCTGGTCTCGTTCCAGCAGATGAACCTGCGCGATGCCGCCTGGCCCCTGGAAGGAGGGCCCTTCCAGGCCATCTTCTGCCGCAATGTGATGATCTACTTCGACAAGCCCACCCAGCGGGAGCTGCTGGGCCGGTTCCGGCAGACCCTGGCCCCGGGAGGTCTCCTGTTCGTCGGCCATTCCGAGGCCCTGCTGGATGCGGCCCTGGGCTTCCAGTCCCTGGGCCAGACCATCTACCGGCGGAAGGAGGGCACGCCGTGAGCCCGCCCCCCGTCCCCCTGGTGCTCGGCCGGGCCTCGAAGTATCTGGACCGGCACTTCAACCGCCAGGCCATGAAGATCCTCCCCGGCGAGTTCTACGCCACGACCGAGGACGAGGTGATCGTCACCGTTCTGGGCAGCTGCGTGGCCGCGTGCCTCCTGGATCCCATCGCCATGGTGGGGGGCATGAACCACTTCATGCTCCCCGTGAAGCAGGGGGAACGCGATCCCGATGTGTTCTACGCGGCCCGCTACGGCGCCGCCGCCATGGAGTACCTCATCAACAACCTGCTGCACCTCGGTGCCCAGCGGGACCGCCTGGTGGCCAAGGCCTTCGGCGGCGGCAAGGTCATGCGGGGGCTCACCGATGTCGGCGCGCAGAACATCGACTTCGTCCGGGGCTTCCTCCGAGCGGAGAACATCCCCCTCTGGAACGAGGACATGGGGGGCTCCTGCCCCCGCAAGGTCTACTTCTTCCCCCATACGGGGCAGGTCCTCGTCAAGCGCATCGAACACACCCACAACGACACCGTCCTCGACCGCGAACGCTCCTACTTCCAGGAAGTCAGCCAAGTGCCCCTCGAGGGCGATGTGGAACTCTTCTCGTGACCGCGGACGCGAAGCGGCGCGTGCTCGTCGTGGATGACAGCGCCCTGGTCCGCCAGGTGCTCAGCGCCATCCTCGCCCGCCATCCCCTGCTCGAAGTCGTGGGCACGGCCCGGGATCCCTACGATGCCCGGGAGAAGATCAAGCAGCTCTCGCCGGATGTCCTGACGCTGGATGTCGAGATGCCCCGCATGGACGGCCTCACCTTCCTGGGCAAGCTCATGCGGGCCCACCCGCTGCCGGTGGTGATGCTCTCCAGCCTCACGGACAAGGGCACCGCCACGGCCCTCGACGCGCTGGACCTCGGCGCCGTGGATGTGATCGGCAAGCCCGCCCTGGATCAGGCCGTGGGCCTGGAAGCCATGGGGGCCGAAATCGCCGAGACCGTGCACGCGGCCTCCTTCGCCCGGATCCATCGCGCCGCTCCCGCCCTACCCTCCCCGGCCTTCTCGGCCCCCACGGCCGCCATGGCCCCCCTCGCCACCCGGGCCCGGGCGGGCCGCAGCCTCATCGCCGTCGGCTCCAGCACGGGCGGCACCGAGGCCCTCCGCCGGATTTTCGAAACCATCCCAGGGAACCTTCCGCCCATCGCCGTGGTTCAGCACATGCTCCCCGGCTTCACCCCGGCCTTCGCGGACCGCCTCGACCGGGCCAGCGCCGCCACGGTGAAGGTGGCCGAG harbors:
- a CDS encoding CheR family methyltransferase, with protein sequence MKRSTADLAPRGPVSRGPVSRGPALREVAGPDRVPLSQETFQALRNLLHDHSGIALAPHKLTMVQSRLAKRLRVLGLPDYEAYLEKVGETDSSEWAEFINALTTNLTSFFREGHHFTRLVELLTASGAATGKLRVWSAGCSTGEEPYTLAMTLLKAFGPSARIQIVATDLDTAVLETAARGIYPMARIEGLSDEWKRFAFLRGTGERRGQARVRPEVRDLVSFQQMNLRDAAWPLEGGPFQAIFCRNVMIYFDKPTQRELLGRFRQTLAPGGLLFVGHSEALLDAALGFQSLGQTIYRRKEGTP
- the cheD gene encoding chemoreceptor glutamine deamidase CheD, with protein sequence MSPPPVPLVLGRASKYLDRHFNRQAMKILPGEFYATTEDEVIVTVLGSCVAACLLDPIAMVGGMNHFMLPVKQGERDPDVFYAARYGAAAMEYLINNLLHLGAQRDRLVAKAFGGGKVMRGLTDVGAQNIDFVRGFLRAENIPLWNEDMGGSCPRKVYFFPHTGQVLVKRIEHTHNDTVLDRERSYFQEVSQVPLEGDVELFS
- a CDS encoding protein-glutamate methylesterase/protein-glutamine glutaminase; its protein translation is MTADAKRRVLVVDDSALVRQVLSAILARHPLLEVVGTARDPYDAREKIKQLSPDVLTLDVEMPRMDGLTFLGKLMRAHPLPVVMLSSLTDKGTATALDALDLGAVDVIGKPALDQAVGLEAMGAEIAETVHAASFARIHRAAPALPSPAFSAPTAAMAPLATRARAGRSLIAVGSSTGGTEALRRIFETIPGNLPPIAVVQHMLPGFTPAFADRLDRASAATVKVAEDGESLQSGTVYLAPSDQHFTAVRRGAGLAVQLREGERVSRHLPSVDVLFESVAEACGPHALGIILTGMGEDGARGLLRMRQRGARTLGQDEATCVVYGMPRVAWARGAVMEQCPLPLVPHLIAEWCERQP